The Argentina anserina chromosome 3, drPotAnse1.1, whole genome shotgun sequence genome includes a region encoding these proteins:
- the LOC126787121 gene encoding serine/threonine-protein phosphatase 7 long form homolog, translated as MGFHFPVPTHFDPKNWPLKLGFRGWRPKNYDLQTWVDHLAPVHQSTWKKAGIFEAILNSTYKIKRKKDLVCGLAEKWCCETNTFVFPWGEATITLEDVLVLGGFSVLGDSVFTPLERKELREVEVKLEKERMGLYDYSAGCRTVIIKAWLEKFMKSGTELEHEAFLVFWLSRYVLHNTSNNSVNKAGLSIAIRLARGIRVALAPAVLAHIYKDLSVLKMTIAALSGLKDRNEVVKFTVMSPFHLVQVWAWERFVELRPVSNVVSCAEPRSARWDRVECLNVGNVRNVLAKADFEMEKWVLVGPDLDDGHRLMSFAMFLSVAKLVGFDLDDGHRLMASDIFHPRFLREML; from the exons ATGG GGTTTCATTTCCCAGTCCCAACCCATTTTGACCCAAAAAACTGGCCACTCAAGCTTGGCTTCCGTGGATGGCGTCCCAAAAACTACGATCTGCAGACATGGGTTGATCACTTGGCCCCTGTTCACCAATCTACATGGAAGAAAGCTGGTATCTTTGAAGCCATTTTGAACTCCACTTACAAAATCAAAAGGAAAAAggatttggtttgtgggttaGCTGAGAAATGGTGTTGTGAGACCAACACCTTTGTATTCCCTTGGGGTGAAGCAACTATCACATTGGAggatgttttggttttgggaGGCTTTTCTGTTTTGGGTGACTCTGTTTTCACTCCTCTTGAAAGGAAAGAGCTGAGAGAAGTAGAAGTCAAGCTCGAGAAAGAGCGGATGGGACTTTACGATTACTCTGCTGGGTGTAGGACTGTTATCATAAAGGCATGGTTGGAGAAGTTCATGAAGAGTGGGACTGAGTTGGAGCATGAAGCTTTCCTTGTGTTTTGGCTGTCTAGGTATGTTCTTCACAATACTTCTAATAACTCTGTCAATAAGGCTGGTTTGTCCATTGCGATTCGATTAGCTAGGGGGATTCGAGTTGCGCTAGCACCTGCTGTTCTTGCCCACATTTATAAGGATTTGAGTGTGCTGAAAATGACAATTGCTGCTTTAAGTGGGTTAAAGGATAGGAATGAAGTTGTAAAATTTACAGTCATGTCACCATTTCATTTAGTTCAGGTTTGGGCATGGGAAAGGTTTGTGGAACTTAGGCCTGTATCTAATGTTGTAAGCTGTGCTGAGCCAAGATCGGCTAGGTGGGATAGAGTTGAATGTCTGAATGTGGGAAATGTGAGGAATGTTTTAGCCAAAGCAG ACTTTGAAATGGAAAAGTGGGTGTTGGTTGGTCCAGACCTGGATGATGGACATAGACTAATGTCATTTGCCATGTTTTTGAGTGTGGCTAAGTTAGTTGGATTTGACCTGGATGATGGACATAGACTAATGGCAAGTGATATATTCCACCCAAGGTTTTTGAGGGAGATGCTATGA
- the LOC126787122 gene encoding uncharacterized protein LOC126787122, whose product MIEEKEDMAMVSLTRGDPFHRKAYFLKPSVPDSSIDYQLEFKLPQCFSSLPSPFNPKELPLELQFRAWRLEHKDLQTWVDHLAPLHQSTWKKAGIYEAIYNSTYRIRKQTDLVFALAEKWCTETNTFIFPWGEATITLEDVMILGGFSVSGDSIFSPLEDMEEKQMQCELEEERKGLYDYSAGKKTADTFVWLKRFMNSGKELEHVAFLVFWLSRYVFHNARNIVNKAVFSIAIRLATGNRIALAPAVRASIYRDLSLLKKNVVASTG is encoded by the coding sequence ATGattgaagagaaagaagatatGGCCATGGTATCACTAACCCGTGGAGACCCATTTCATAGAAAGGCTTACTTTCTCAAACCCTCTGTCCCTGATTCTTCCATTGATTATCAGCTTGAGTTTAAGCTCCCTCAGTGTTTTTCCTCCCTCCCTTCCCCTTTCAACCCAAAAGAGCTGCCATTGGAGCTTCAGTTCCGAGCATGGCGTCTTGAACACAAGGATTTGCAAACTTGGGTAGACCACTTGGCTCCTCTTCACCAGTCGACATGGAAGAAAGCTGGTATCTATGAAGCAATATACAACTCCACGTATCGTATCAGAAAGCAGACCGATTTGGTTTTTGCTCTTGCAGAGAAATGGTGCACTGAAACAAACACGTTCATATTCCCATGGGGTGAAGCCACCATCACATTAGAGGATGTCATGATCTTGGGAGGCTTTTCGGTCTCCGGTGACTCGATTTTCAGTCCTCTTGAAGACATGGAAGAGAAACAGATGCAATGTGAACTTGAAGAAGAGCGAAAGGGACTTTACGATTACTCTGCTGGGAAAAAGACTGCTGACACATTTGTATGGCTCAAGAGATTCATGAACAGTGGGAAAGAGCTAGAGCATGTAGCATTTCTAGTCTTTTGGTTGTCCAGGTACGTTTTTCACAATGCTCGGAATATAGTAAACAAGGCTGTTTTCTCAATCGCAATTCGTTTAGCTACGGGGAATCGAATTGCGCTAGCTCCGGCTGTTCGTGCTAGCATATATAGAGATTTGAGTTTACTCAAGAAGAATGTTGTGGCTTCAACTGGATGA